The sequence GACTGTACatttaaaatgtgtaaaaagaAATTAACAGCAGCCCTCCTAAAACTCTCATATACGGAAACTGAAGCTCTGTTGTAGCATAAACTCACCCTCACCATCAACACTGACACTCTCACACTGACTTAACACGCCACACACTctcaccacacacacacacacactacatCACACACTCTAAACTAGCAAATAAGCCCGAATACTTTacccagttttatttaatttcgatATGTACCTAAATTTAAGTCCTTCCCTATAACTCCAAAGATACTAtgtaactttatattattaagacTAATTATCGCACTCGGAGCCACAAGATACAAGCTgcgcttagtttgtggctcaacgACAATGTCAGAGCTATGTAAGGTTACTTAtgtcaataaacattatttttttttttttttaataataaataacataaacatgTAATCGCCAGAGCCGTGGTTTGGCTGCAAAACAATCGCTGCAACAAACGCACTTCACTTTGTGAACTTACCATCAGGCTCAGATCAAAGTGACCAGGTCACAGACTGATTCTTATCGTGAAGTTTATTGTGCCTCTGATTGACCTTCCAAAGTAAGTTGTGTCACATCTTGTTTCCTACTACCTACTCACTCGTTCAGTACATTATTTCTTCAGAGTTTGAAGTATTGTCTAAAACCTATTCAAAGGAAACGAATAAGTGCACAAGCACTTTATTATAAACTCCTTATAAGCGCCTCACAAGGAGCATTCTTCCTTTTCGAAAACATGTGAAggtaaatgaaacaaaaataaataaaacatattaacaTACCTAATACTATGATATCGCACTAGACGTAGACGGTGACCGCCGAGTGTCCGACTGACTCCTGCTGGCCGCGCCGACTGCTGGCACGCGCCATGCCGCAATGCACATACCCAACCGTATCTCCACATGATAGTCACTCATCAAGGTGATCTAATTAATATACTATCTCGGCCATTGTCTGATATTCCATATCAACATCAACATACAATCTAAGATACATAGTGATGTCGAAACTGCTTGGAAATCTATGGCCCGATAGCACACTACGGGCAGATGCCGCGTCACCCAATAGCGATCATACGCAGGACCTGACCTTCTGCCGGATTTGTGAACTTCGATCACTACTTAGTCAAGGACTGCCTGGGGTTACGGAATCGATGGTATTAGAACAATGAAGATTAGATTACCTTATGTCGCTCCATCAATATAAAAGGTTTGGTACCGTATGTAGTAAGTAACAAACAGACAAAGCCGTCCTCACGATGAAATATGTCCTGTTGGTAATCGCGGTGGCGGCGGTGGCGGCACGCGCCGAGTCGCCGGTGGCGCTGTACTACCACGAGGCCGCCGGCATCGCGCAGGCCGCGCGCATCAAGCAGGCCGAGCTCGCCCTCGACTTCGACGGCTCGCGGATCATCGGCGGCGCGGCAGCCGCCGTCGGGACCTACCCCTTCTTGGTATTCACATCATCTGCAAACATTGATCAAACCCTATCTGTTCGTTATGTTTCGTTGTGATCGCGGTTCGTTAAACTGGCTCTGGTATTGTGACATGCAGGTGGGGCTGGTGATCACGCTGAGCACGGGCGCCACGTCCGTGTGCGGGTCGTCCATGCTGAGCAACACCCGCGCGCTGACGGCGGCGCACTGCTGGTGGGACGGGCGCAACCAGGCGCGTCAGTTCACGCTGGTGTTCGGCTCGGCGCGCCTGTTCTCCGGCGGCACGCGCGTCGCCAGCTCCAGCGTGCAGATGCACGCCGCCTACAGCCCGACCACGCTCAGCAACGACGTCGCCATCATCTCCTTCAGCTCCGTGCCCTACTCCAGTGAGTCCGCGCCGCGCCCCTTCCGCGGCAGTAGCGCCTGTCCCTGCTCATCGCCACCTTTCTGTTCCAGACGTGGTGCGAGCAGTAGCTTTGCCTAGCGGCTCGCTGCTCAGCAACAATTTCGCGGGCTCATGGGTTCAAGCTGCCGGATACGGGAAAACTAGCGATGGCAAGTAGTTTGTAAAGAAGCATTTTTTACGATGTCCTGAAGTGACagtagtaaaacaaaagtatttttcgATAGCGGCTGGCATCTCCCAGAATCAGTTCCAGAGCCACGTGTCGCTGCAGGTGATCACGAACGCGGCTTGCGCGCAGTTCTTCGGCGGCATCATCGTGTCGTCCACGCTGTGCACGGGCGGGTCGGGCGGCGTGGGCACGTGCAGCGGCGACTCGGGCGGGCCGCTCGTGCTCAGCAGCGGCGGGCAGCGCGTGCTGGTGGGGCCCCTCGCCCGCAGCTCTCGGGTGCCTCTCTGTGTGCGTGTGTACATTGGCTCGTTGTTGTCGGCAGGTGGGCGTCACGTCGTTCGGCTCGTCGCGCGGCTGCCAGGCAGGATTTCCTTCTGGGTTCGCTCGCGTCACCTCCTTCCTGTCTTGGATTCAAGCAAGGCTCTGAACGCGATTGGATTTACTACGATGACTTTtacacttttaataaaattaaattgtttcgaaattttgtttattaccgTTACCCGTTTTAGTTAACCGTGCGTTCGTTGTTTCGGTACGGCGCGTGTCTGGTGGATGAGGCAAGCGGATCCGGAGTACCGCTAGGCGACAGTAGGGTACAAGCTGAAAAAGTCGGCAACTCCTACAACCAATTCGTCTCTACATGTAGGGAACATTCACTCCTGTAGATTAAGGCGATGAGGTCGAGAGGAAGCTATGAATGCTGGGCAAGTTCATGGTTTCAAAATGCGTCCCAGGCGATGCAGTGCTTGTGGAGAGGTCACTCCATCCATGCCTCAAAAGGTGTGGGAACCAACACAGAGAGTTGCAGTTACCAGTTACATGTCTCGCGCTAATAGGCGTGTGCGTGGACGCTCGGGGTGACTCTCGACAGTCCATCGCGACTAATTGACTAGTTAACGCCCGCCTCAAGAATTGCAGCCCCTGGCAAATAAGGTACAAGTCCGTTCCTCATCCAACGCTTCTTTTGGTACGTTTACACGCTTGCCAAGCCGTGGCAAACAGCCAAAAGCCTCCACAAATCGCGTTTGGCGTTTGGAAGGCGTTTACACGCTTGTGAATACGTCAGTCTGCACCATACGTAGAAGCATGACGGGCACCGAAATTGCGACGGCTAATGCAATTGGTTTAACGTACTTTTCTTTGAAATTTAagcaatgtaaaataaaaaaaacaggatATCTCGACGACTGCGAAAATGCAGGATTCCATCTGGTAATATTCCGGAAATCAAAGACTCCTCATTCGACAAGCAACTCGTTTTTTTTGTACAATCAAGCAAGCGTGAACTCGCCGCGAGATCACAAAACGCGGACCAAAGTGTTAGTGTccaataataatagaaaaaaacaacGAAAGAATCACCGACGACAAGACCAAACTGCTAGAGTGGACCCAGAAGTCTCTGCACGGCAGACACCGCCAAGATTTATGTCAACAAAATGTCGACAAGGAGGCGTCGAACGCATGGCTAAATCGAGGCGAACTCTTCCCGGAGCCCGAAGGGTTCCTGATGGCGATACAAGACCAAGTaattgaaacaataaattacagaaaatacattattaaaaacctAAACAACGATATCTGCCGAAAATGCAACAGTTCAGCAGAAACCATCCAACACATAACCGGAGCCTATAAATCAATAGCCCAGACCGATTACAAGCATAGGCACGATCAAGTAGCAAATGTCATTCACCAGAAACTAGCTCATcaatataaacttgttaacacCACAGTACCATATtacgaaattaaaaattaaatccaattaaatgaaattaaaacggCTCAAAAACTCAAAAGCACCTGGCTTCGATCAGTTACCATCGGAAGTCTACAAATACAGTGGGAAAAACATCGTACAAAGACTATTTCATCTTGTCCTAAGGGTCTGGGAGGCCGAAGAAGTCCCACAGGATTGGAAGGATGCGGTGTTTGCAAGCTATATAAAGGGAAAGGAGATGACTCAGACTGCAGCTCATATAGGGGCATATCACTTCTTTCTAGTGCCGGCAAAATCTTAGCACATATTATTAACAGTCGTCTCAGTAGCTTAGCGGAGGATTACCTGCCTGAGAGTCAATGTGGCTTCCGCCCAGCCAGAGGTACTATCGACGCCATCTCCGTCGTAAGGAAACTTCAGGAGAAAAGCTTGGAACACCAAAAGCCTCTCTACATGTGTTTTGTCGATCTAGAGAAAGCATTTGATAGAGTTCCACGTGAAGCTCTCTGACTTGTTCTCCAGAAATCTGGATATCCAAAGAAGTTCATCAACCTCATACGTCATTTTCACACTGACATGAAAGCGAAAGTCCAGCATGAAAATGAACTTTCTGAGGAAATCCAGATTACGAGTGGAGTAAAACAGGGCTGCGTCATGGCACCCACACTCTTTGCCATCTATTTTTCGGT is a genomic window of Helicoverpa armigera isolate CAAS_96S chromosome 16, ASM3070526v1, whole genome shotgun sequence containing:
- the LOC110381596 gene encoding collagenase isoform X2 — its product is MKYVLLVIAVAAVAARAESPVALYYHEAAGIAQAARIKQAELALDFDGSRIIGGAAAAVGTYPFLVGLVITLSTGATSVCGSSMLSNTRALTAAHCWWDGRNQARQFTLVFGSARLFSGGTRVASSSVQMHAAYSPTTLSNDVAIISFSSVPYSNVVRAVALPSGSLLSNNFAGSWVQAAGYGKTSDAAGISQNQFQSHVSLQVITNAACAQFFGGIIVSSTLCTGGSGGVGTCSGDSGGPLVLSSGGQRVLVGVTSFGSSRGCQAGFPSGFARVTSFLSWIQARL
- the LOC110381596 gene encoding collagenase isoform X1, translating into MCMGPSSFRVGELECVTGRRCRCCVVCGRSLHELQVAHGATSISSLRDLPQGRVLAERCRLSEILRMTTRHHDANTSCAVVIVYILYVGLVITLSTGATSVCGSSMLSNTRALTAAHCWWDGRNQARQFTLVFGSARLFSGGTRVASSSVQMHAAYSPTTLSNDVAIISFSSVPYSNVVRAVALPSGSLLSNNFAGSWVQAAGYGKTSDAAGISQNQFQSHVSLQVITNAACAQFFGGIIVSSTLCTGGSGGVGTCSGDSGGPLVLSSGGQRVLVGVTSFGSSRGCQAGFPSGFARVTSFLSWIQARL